A region of the Fusobacteria bacterium ZRK30 genome:
CAGAAAGTGGATATCTACACCTGAAAATTATATAAGTGCTTCAAAAGTTCGAAACCTTATAAAAAAAGAGGGCAGGGAAGCTTTGGATAAGCTTTCAGAATTTATTCCAACAGTAACACTAAACTATTTAAGATCAGAGGAGGGTAAGGACGTAATTAAGAAAATTATAAATTCTAATACTCCCCATTAACTATTATGATAAATCCAATGGACATTTTAGATGCCAGAGAAAATCGTGCTTATTTACAGGAGGAATTAATTAAAAAGTTTAATCTTCCCCTCCTTGTAATACGGGCTAACTACCCGGGAATAGATAAAAATAATAAAACAACTACATATATTATAGAAATGATGTATGAGACAATCTTATCTAGGGTTTCTCCTATTAATATAAAAAAAATCGATTCCTTTGAAGGGATTGTCTATCTTTTAAGTATCGACACTCCTCCTTCTCAGTTAAAAAAAATGACAGTAGATATAGAAACTACCCATCCTTTAGGAAGACTGGTAGATATCGATATATTAGATCTGAAAAACCATACTTTGAGCCGGACTGATCTCGGATCTCCTCCAAGAAGATGCTTTATTTGTTCCGACTCTGCCCATAATTGTGTAAGAAGTAAAAAGCATAGTTTAGAGGAAATTTTGAAATATATAGACATTAAGGTTTCTGATTATAAAAATTTAACTGCAAATTATATAGATAGGTATAAATAAAAAAGGCATCTGACGTTCCATCCAATTAGTCACATTCTAGATATTTACAATCTTTTATTCATTATAAAATTTTATTGTAAAGTTCTATATTTCTAAAATAAACTAATATTTCAAGGTTCTTAAATTCTGTAATGATCTTTATCGGGTAGAAATCTTGGGGATACCCCTTGTGTATATAATTTTCTAGACTAGAATAATAAAAGGAGTTAAAAATGTATAACGACATAATATTTAAATTAGGTGAATTCGCCACTGAAGCTATGATCTACGAAGTTTCCTGCTTCCCCTCCTTTGGTTTAGTTTCCCCTGTGTCTTCTGGAAGTCATACAGATATGGATTACTTTACCTTTATAGACAGTACCACTGCCCTAAACAGATATTTTTTAGAGATGGCTTCTGCCGGATATTCTAACGATCCTATTGATAAAATTTTTGCCGACGCCAGAAAAATTGGTGAAAAAGCTGAGAAGGCTATGTTCAGCAAAACCAATGGTGTTAACACTCATAAGGGGATGATCTTTGTTTTAGGTCTGGGGATAACTGCCAGCAGCAAAATTTTATATGATGGTGGAGATTTTAGTGAGATTTCAAAACTGATAAAAGATATGACCACTGGTATAGTAGAGAGTGAGCTTAAAAATCTCAGCATTAAAACCAGCCTTACTCATGGGGAAAAAATCTTTTTAGAGTATGGAATTAGCGGAGTTCGTGGAGAAGCAGAGATGGGATTTCCAATAGTTTTTGACTACGCCTTGGATCTCTATGATTCTACCAAA
Encoded here:
- the citX gene encoding citrate lyase holo-[acyl-carrier protein] synthase encodes the protein MINPMDILDARENRAYLQEELIKKFNLPLLVIRANYPGIDKNNKTTTYIIEMMYETILSRVSPINIKKIDSFEGIVYLLSIDTPPSQLKKMTVDIETTHPLGRLVDIDILDLKNHTLSRTDLGSPPRRCFICSDSAHNCVRSKKHSLEEILKYIDIKVSDYKNLTANYIDRYK
- the citG gene encoding triphosphoribosyl-dephospho-CoA synthase CitG encodes the protein MYNDIIFKLGEFATEAMIYEVSCFPSFGLVSPVSSGSHTDMDYFTFIDSTTALNRYFLEMASAGYSNDPIDKIFADARKIGEKAEKAMFSKTNGVNTHKGMIFVLGLGITASSKILYDGGDFSEISKLIKDMTTGIVESELKNLSIKTSLTHGEKIFLEYGISGVRGEAEMGFPIVFDYALDLYDSTKELGQNNRLVQALLGIMSRCKDTTILHRHDYDTLLNLQKNSENLINLGGFNNLDNISEINNLNYHNEKNGISPGGCADLLALTVFISKLKESFFS